Proteins encoded in a region of the Candidatus Nanosynbacter sp. HMT-352 genome:
- a CDS encoding DUF475 domain-containing protein, whose amino-acid sequence MKHLLHSHHPFRIFWFSVLLTLGLGSLIFSHMGVSGLWLFTILVVLEVTFSFDNAVINSKVLAGMSQVWQKIFLTVGIFMAVFVVRFILPIAIVMIASGHGFIDVVNMALHKPVEYGEILHEASPMIDAFGGAFLIMIGLSYFIDYNKRVHWMRHVEPILAKAGRFENFKVCIMLSVAAVLYFTVEAPHKSLVLISAVLGIVLHIGLELFGSFFHEDDAKSVKIKTGWAAFASLLYLEILDASFSFDGVIGAFAITNSVLLIVAGLGAGAIWVRSLTVYLLRTGALSKYKYLENGAHWAIMALGVMMIAKLFHLELPEWATGGLGLLFVSLAVGSSILEARSINLQEAAATKLHQAEEQLKNGASKIVPRKRR is encoded by the coding sequence ATGAAGCATCTTTTACATTCACATCATCCGTTTCGGATTTTCTGGTTTTCGGTCCTATTAACCTTAGGTTTGGGTAGCTTAATTTTTAGCCATATGGGCGTTAGCGGTCTTTGGCTATTTACTATTTTAGTGGTTTTGGAAGTTACGTTTAGCTTCGACAACGCGGTGATAAATAGCAAGGTCTTGGCGGGAATGAGCCAAGTTTGGCAGAAAATATTCTTAACTGTTGGTATTTTCATGGCTGTGTTTGTTGTTCGATTTATATTGCCAATTGCTATCGTGATGATTGCAAGCGGCCACGGATTTATAGATGTTGTCAATATGGCGCTTCATAAGCCTGTTGAGTATGGCGAGATCCTGCATGAGGCGTCGCCGATGATTGACGCGTTTGGTGGTGCGTTTTTGATTATGATTGGGCTTAGTTATTTCATCGATTACAACAAGCGTGTCCACTGGATGCGACATGTTGAGCCGATTTTAGCGAAGGCTGGGCGATTTGAGAATTTTAAGGTGTGTATAATGCTTAGCGTGGCGGCTGTCTTGTATTTTACGGTTGAGGCGCCGCATAAATCTTTGGTGTTGATTTCAGCAGTTCTTGGAATTGTGCTGCATATTGGGTTGGAGCTATTCGGGTCATTTTTTCATGAAGATGACGCGAAGTCCGTTAAGATTAAAACTGGTTGGGCGGCGTTCGCTAGCTTGTTATATTTGGAGATTCTGGACGCTAGCTTTAGTTTTGACGGCGTGATTGGTGCGTTCGCCATTACCAACAGCGTGCTGCTAATCGTGGCTGGACTGGGCGCTGGGGCAATTTGGGTCCGATCGCTAACCGTATATTTGTTGCGAACAGGTGCGCTTAGTAAATATAAATATTTGGAAAATGGCGCTCACTGGGCAATTATGGCGCTCGGCGTGATGATGATTGCCAAATTATTCCACTTGGAATTGCCGGAATGGGCGACGGGCGGCTTGGGTTTGTTGTTCGTGAGTTTAGCGGTCGGCAGCAGCATATTGGAAGCCCGATCTATCAATCTGCAAGAAGCTGCGGCTACAAAATTACATCAAGCCGAAGAGCAATTGAAGAACGGCGCGTCAAAAATTGTGCCGCGAAAACGACGCTAG
- the pth gene encoding aminoacyl-tRNA hydrolase: MKVILALGNPGEKYTNTRHNAGFLAINKFASEQGKTFSNKPKFSADIAELNISGEKILLVKPTTFYNEVGISARAILDFYKLTLDDLLIIHDDTALDFGKIRTRKGGRDAGSNGLKSLHAHVGSDFWHIRIGTDNLLRRQVGDVDFVLGKFNSDEQKILQSWILPESVNLIEKFINGTIEPFSIKY; the protein is encoded by the coding sequence ATGAAAGTCATCTTAGCGTTGGGAAATCCAGGCGAAAAATACACGAACACGCGGCATAATGCCGGGTTTTTGGCTATTAATAAATTTGCATCAGAACAGGGAAAAACCTTTTCGAATAAGCCGAAATTTTCCGCCGATATCGCCGAACTCAATATTTCTGGAGAAAAAATCCTACTAGTTAAGCCAACTACTTTTTACAACGAGGTCGGAATTTCCGCCCGAGCAATCTTAGATTTTTACAAATTGACATTGGATGATTTACTAATTATTCACGATGACACGGCGCTGGACTTTGGTAAAATTAGAACTCGTAAAGGCGGACGAGACGCAGGCAGTAACGGACTGAAATCCCTTCACGCTCACGTTGGATCAGATTTTTGGCACATTCGTATTGGCACAGACAATTTACTCAGACGTCAAGTTGGTGACGTAGATTTTGTCCTGGGTAAATTCAACTCAGACGAGCAAAAGATTCTCCAAAGCTGGATATTACCCGAATCAGTTAATTTGATCGAGAAGTTCATCAACGGAACTATCGAGCCGTTCAGTATAAAATATTAA
- a CDS encoding GTP-binding protein, which produces MAKRDDDLEFSINAPFDDGRAVIDKVPLYLVNGSLGAGKTSVLEFLLQQSDYKGSRVIENEYANENVDGYRLEKLADIVTTLAGDCVCCSSKHALTRMLLDFCRNSPAPVFIEATGVARTMNLVEKLINAQIFNKYELAQSFYVIDAHEILRGIEPAHEIELQAADMILVTKEDLLSDDERLQYESKLSSLPYGKILSAPRGRFDINKMTTPSGLLTFFDTYDGELVVPDNPTYAVLDVSGMKIAAATLEKIWLELFDTYKLRRMKGCFIDDNGVRHHLEATENQIQIANSATEEPAKIVLIGERADEITREVLSAQLMMFE; this is translated from the coding sequence ATGGCAAAACGTGACGATGATTTGGAATTTAGCATTAATGCGCCGTTTGATGATGGGCGAGCGGTTATCGATAAAGTTCCGTTATATTTGGTGAATGGCTCGTTGGGTGCTGGGAAAACTAGTGTTCTTGAGTTCTTATTGCAACAAAGTGATTATAAGGGTTCTCGGGTGATTGAGAATGAATATGCTAATGAAAACGTTGACGGTTATCGATTGGAAAAGCTGGCGGATATTGTGACGACCTTGGCTGGCGATTGCGTTTGTTGTTCGTCGAAGCACGCATTAACGCGAATGTTACTTGACTTTTGTCGCAATTCCCCCGCCCCAGTGTTTATTGAGGCGACTGGTGTGGCGCGAACGATGAATTTGGTCGAGAAATTGATTAATGCACAAATATTCAATAAGTACGAGTTGGCGCAGAGTTTTTATGTTATTGATGCACATGAGATTTTACGTGGAATTGAGCCGGCGCATGAAATTGAGTTGCAAGCGGCTGATATGATTTTAGTGACCAAAGAAGATTTGCTAAGTGACGACGAGCGACTGCAGTATGAATCTAAGCTGAGCTCCCTGCCTTACGGAAAAATATTGAGCGCGCCACGAGGCAGATTTGATATCAATAAAATGACGACGCCGTCGGGGCTACTAACGTTTTTTGATACGTACGACGGTGAGCTAGTCGTGCCAGACAATCCGACGTATGCGGTGCTGGATGTTTCTGGTATGAAAATTGCTGCGGCGACTCTGGAGAAAATTTGGCTGGAACTTTTTGATACTTATAAACTCAGGCGAATGAAGGGCTGTTTTATTGATGATAATGGTGTGCGGCATCATTTGGAGGCAACGGAAAATCAGATTCAAATAGCTAATTCTGCGACGGAAGAGCCAGCAAAAATTGTGCTAATTGGTGAACGTGCGGACGAAATTACGCGTGAAGTTTTGTCTGCGCAATTGATGATGTTTGAATAA
- the der gene encoding ribosome biogenesis GTPase Der, which translates to MSKLPTVAIIGQANVGKSSLFNRLTRSRTAIVAREAGTTRDNVVGKVSYKRRNVDSTLSDDYSQFWLIDTAGLKTAEDKFEATIQDQIADASAAADVILVTVDSTAYPSDADRQLAKKALKSGKPVILIANKADLKGSLSIDEFKRLGIKNIIKTSAEHSIGISELLDSIAELIPPATETAPDDIIRVALIGRPNVGKSNLFNTLAGKQQAIVANVAGTTRDVNRVQVRYHGQTIELLDTAGIRRQGKQETGIEKFSVLRTMQAINEADVCLLLMDVNELNVQLDQRLAGIIDEAGKGLVLVVSKWDSVEGKDAYTHDEIAPQISYNFKFTPYAPLIFTSSVTGQNVTKLFDLAVDIYKRRRQECKTRALNDILQKAIAAHPPAGLKNSHPKLRYIVQTDVAPPWFVIYGSNLKFVHWSYKRYLERTLREAFNFAGTPIKMSFRDEKQLKANRERVARGLAPVTKAYKQAKNAEKGI; encoded by the coding sequence ATGTCTAAATTACCAACAGTCGCCATCATCGGGCAAGCCAACGTCGGCAAAAGTTCACTATTTAATCGCTTGACGCGCTCTCGCACTGCCATCGTCGCCAGGGAAGCCGGGACGACTCGCGACAACGTTGTTGGTAAAGTCTCATACAAACGACGCAACGTCGACTCTACGCTGTCAGATGACTATTCGCAATTTTGGCTCATCGACACAGCCGGACTGAAAACTGCCGAGGACAAATTTGAGGCGACCATTCAGGACCAAATCGCTGACGCTTCCGCCGCCGCTGACGTAATCCTCGTAACCGTCGACTCCACCGCATATCCTTCTGACGCTGATCGCCAATTAGCCAAAAAAGCCCTAAAAAGCGGCAAGCCAGTCATTTTAATCGCCAATAAAGCAGACTTGAAAGGCTCTCTTTCTATCGACGAATTCAAACGACTCGGCATTAAAAACATCATAAAAACTTCCGCCGAGCACAGCATTGGCATTTCGGAGCTTCTTGACAGCATTGCCGAACTTATTCCGCCAGCCACCGAAACCGCACCTGACGACATTATTCGCGTTGCGCTAATCGGCCGCCCGAATGTCGGAAAGAGTAATCTATTCAATACCCTAGCGGGCAAGCAGCAAGCCATCGTCGCCAACGTCGCCGGCACAACTCGCGACGTAAACCGCGTTCAAGTTCGTTATCACGGACAAACAATTGAACTGCTCGATACCGCTGGAATTCGCCGCCAAGGAAAGCAAGAAACGGGAATTGAGAAGTTCTCAGTTCTTCGCACCATGCAAGCCATCAACGAAGCCGACGTTTGTCTGCTTCTTATGGACGTCAATGAGCTTAACGTTCAATTGGATCAGCGCCTAGCTGGAATCATTGACGAGGCAGGCAAGGGGCTGGTTCTGGTTGTTAGCAAATGGGACTCCGTCGAAGGTAAGGACGCTTATACTCATGATGAAATTGCCCCACAAATTAGCTATAATTTCAAATTTACCCCATACGCTCCGCTTATATTTACCTCGTCTGTCACTGGGCAAAATGTCACTAAGCTATTCGATCTGGCAGTCGATATTTATAAACGCCGTCGCCAAGAATGTAAAACTCGCGCCTTAAACGACATTTTACAGAAAGCCATCGCCGCACATCCGCCAGCTGGTCTGAAAAACTCGCACCCGAAGCTGCGCTACATTGTCCAGACGGACGTTGCTCCGCCGTGGTTTGTTATTTACGGTAGTAATCTGAAATTTGTCCACTGGAGCTACAAGCGTTATCTGGAGCGAACTTTACGCGAGGCTTTCAATTTTGCAGGAACACCAATTAAAATGTCTTTCCGCGACGAAAAGCAATTAAAGGCCAATCGTGAACGCGTTGCGCGCGGTCTGGCGCCAGTCACCAAAGCCTACAAGCAGGCCAAAAACGCCGAAAAAGGCATATAA
- a CDS encoding pseudouridine synthase codes for MIIPDTKQESWRLNKFVALCLGVSRRKADELIEKGKITIDGQPARLGQQISDANKISYNGKLLELQSKQLIILHKPTGYLCSRASQGGVPTIYKLLPKNLHYLKPVGRLDKDSSGLIIMTNDGDFAHSMTHPSFYKIKRYLVTIDQPLQPLHRQMINDFGVQLPDGRSQLTLERQHEGDDYRWIVEMSEGRNRQIRRTFDALGYTVKKLHRTNFGNYSLGDLKRGEWREDKFTNS; via the coding sequence ATGATAATCCCAGACACAAAGCAAGAATCTTGGCGCCTCAACAAATTCGTGGCGCTTTGCCTGGGTGTTTCCAGGCGGAAGGCCGACGAATTGATAGAAAAAGGGAAGATTACTATTGACGGTCAGCCCGCCAGATTGGGTCAACAAATTTCTGACGCAAATAAAATTTCCTATAACGGAAAATTACTAGAATTGCAATCCAAACAGCTCATCATCCTACATAAGCCAACTGGATATCTTTGTTCACGCGCTTCTCAGGGCGGCGTTCCGACAATCTACAAATTGCTACCGAAGAATCTTCACTACTTAAAACCCGTTGGTCGCCTGGACAAAGATAGTTCTGGGCTGATTATCATGACGAATGACGGCGACTTTGCTCATAGTATGACACATCCGTCGTTTTACAAGATTAAGCGATATCTCGTTACAATCGACCAGCCCTTGCAGCCTTTGCATCGCCAAATGATCAATGATTTTGGCGTGCAGCTTCCTGACGGTCGCAGTCAATTGACGTTAGAAAGGCAACACGAAGGTGATGACTATCGTTGGATAGTCGAAATGAGCGAGGGAAGGAATCGTCAAATTCGGCGAACTTTCGATGCATTAGGCTACACTGTTAAAAAACTCCACAGAACAAACTTTGGTAATTATTCGCTCGGCGACCTCAAGAGAGGCGAATGGCGAGAAGATAAATTCACGAATTCATAA
- a CDS encoding response regulator transcription factor, translated as MTKILLVEDDKSLREIYGVRLLAEGYDIVSAGDGEEALAMAIKERPRLILSDVMMPKISGFDMLDILRSTTETKDVKVIIMTALSSEDQRKRGEQLGADKYLVKSQVGIEDVVRAVHEALGDLPGVGTNPVPVSQPTHTYEPAIPTPQPTPAAPQPVTRPDVSSLSPQPTTPATVSATSVANPLIQQHPQQAFAPAPQPLPQPAQAPAPQPIPTPQPQTTTLPQPMAPFSSPAPRPSGLGDRIIQPLPADDSQNSVDISKLMAEELDNTQRISQSTPEPQPAQAPAPQPISTPQPVPNPIERASAIPSVQEQPQEQNIPHQLSESPQPTQFPPINPQQ; from the coding sequence ATGACAAAAATTTTATTGGTTGAGGACGACAAAAGTTTACGCGAAATTTACGGCGTACGACTTTTGGCGGAGGGCTACGATATCGTTTCGGCGGGCGACGGCGAAGAAGCTCTGGCCATGGCAATTAAAGAACGTCCGCGATTAATCTTAAGCGACGTGATGATGCCAAAAATCTCTGGCTTTGATATGCTAGATATTTTACGCTCAACGACAGAGACAAAAGACGTTAAAGTTATTATTATGACCGCGCTATCATCAGAAGACCAAAGGAAGCGTGGCGAGCAGCTTGGTGCTGATAAATACTTAGTGAAATCTCAGGTAGGAATAGAGGACGTCGTGAGAGCAGTCCACGAAGCCCTGGGCGACCTTCCGGGAGTCGGCACAAATCCAGTGCCAGTTTCACAACCAACTCACACATATGAACCAGCTATTCCAACGCCTCAACCAACTCCAGCAGCGCCGCAGCCAGTTACTAGGCCTGACGTTTCTTCATTATCGCCGCAACCAACTACTCCCGCTACAGTATCGGCAACTTCTGTAGCAAATCCGCTTATACAACAACATCCACAACAGGCATTCGCGCCAGCACCACAACCGCTACCTCAACCAGCGCAAGCTCCAGCACCACAACCAATTCCGACGCCACAGCCTCAAACAACAACTCTGCCGCAGCCTATGGCACCGTTTTCATCGCCCGCACCGCGACCTTCAGGGCTTGGTGACCGCATTATTCAACCTTTACCAGCTGACGATTCTCAGAATTCGGTAGACATCTCTAAACTTATGGCAGAAGAATTGGATAATACACAGAGAATTTCTCAATCAACTCCAGAGCCTCAACCAGCGCAAGCTCCAGCACCACAACCGATTTCGACACCCCAGCCAGTACCAAATCCTATTGAGCGAGCTAGTGCAATACCCTCCGTCCAAGAACAGCCTCAAGAACAAAACATTCCGCATCAGCTATCAGAATCTCCTCAGCCGACACAATTTCCACCGATAAATCCGCAACAATGA
- a CDS encoding ATP-binding protein, which translates to MKKGGIYFKPHAISRFWLRRLCEVALLSCFTIILLYAWARFIPTGYQLPIGLSVSDLAAGVAGIGSLIVLILCFWLPRKYETEIGIFVYLLTVAVAAVTIITSGGVVSPFLVMWIIVAIFAGFFGAIISGIMGLLVILQIIATSVQQGINIQFIIGYLFFGFLPLIFSLVLWIRRQKTDDNTSSLENKLSAVESKSDVVINAIDDGVLAISKDGNIELINPSAQQIIGWDQGDALGLNWKSVLKLVTSDGKDVEDLENPIVQSLSKNQPTHNDKLFLLTSSEKRILVSIVSSPVGTDGEGIIVVFRDITKEKAEEREQAEFISTASHEMRTPVASIEGYLGLALNPATAHIDEKARDFITKAHESAQHLGRLFQDLLDISKVEDGRMKNNPKIINVNEFLKDIFDGLATKANEKQLNYIFMPDIIDEGKEKSLQPIFYANIDPDHFREVVSNLIENAIKYTPSGEVVVNVTGDDKQISVSVKDSGIGIPAEDIPHLFQKFYRVDNSDTREIGGTGLGLYLSRRLAEAMSGNLRVESKYKEGSTFYLEIPRMSSSDAKQHLESTKIEKAEDLAPDSLTSEKTEIATEEKTEDVAIENNSEIVDSNPAAIATPENPAPITPTVPTTQLEIPQPARNSSEPTLAEIEEELRRKRQQLSIPGRE; encoded by the coding sequence ATGAAAAAGGGCGGGATTTACTTTAAGCCTCACGCGATTTCCAGATTTTGGTTAAGACGGTTGTGTGAAGTTGCATTACTAAGTTGTTTTACAATTATTCTTTTATATGCATGGGCGCGATTTATACCGACCGGTTATCAATTGCCAATCGGATTATCCGTCTCAGATTTGGCGGCTGGCGTAGCAGGAATCGGCAGCTTAATTGTGCTGATTTTATGTTTTTGGCTTCCCAGAAAATACGAAACTGAAATCGGAATTTTCGTATATTTGTTAACTGTCGCCGTCGCCGCAGTCACCATAATTACCAGCGGCGGAGTCGTTTCACCATTCCTAGTTATGTGGATTATCGTGGCAATTTTTGCAGGATTTTTCGGCGCAATAATCTCAGGAATAATGGGGCTTTTGGTTATTTTACAGATTATAGCCACTAGCGTTCAACAGGGAATAAACATACAATTCATCATCGGCTACCTCTTCTTCGGATTTTTACCTTTGATTTTCAGCCTTGTTTTATGGATTCGCCGCCAAAAAACCGACGACAACACATCCAGCTTGGAGAATAAACTTTCCGCCGTTGAAAGTAAGTCTGATGTAGTGATTAATGCCATCGACGATGGCGTTTTGGCTATTTCCAAAGATGGCAACATCGAACTGATAAATCCATCCGCCCAACAAATCATCGGCTGGGACCAAGGCGATGCGCTCGGGCTTAACTGGAAAAGCGTCTTAAAACTCGTTACTTCAGACGGAAAAGACGTAGAAGACCTCGAAAATCCAATAGTCCAATCCTTATCAAAAAACCAGCCAACACACAACGATAAATTATTCCTATTGACTAGCTCTGAAAAACGCATTTTAGTGTCAATCGTCAGCTCTCCAGTCGGCACAGATGGCGAAGGGATCATCGTAGTTTTCCGCGATATCACTAAAGAAAAAGCCGAGGAGCGTGAGCAAGCCGAGTTTATTTCCACCGCCAGCCACGAGATGCGCACGCCAGTTGCATCAATTGAGGGCTATTTGGGTCTGGCGTTAAATCCAGCCACCGCTCACATCGACGAGAAAGCCCGCGACTTCATCACCAAAGCCCACGAATCAGCGCAACATCTGGGACGATTGTTCCAAGATCTTCTTGATATCAGCAAAGTTGAAGACGGGCGAATGAAAAATAACCCGAAGATCATCAATGTAAACGAATTTTTGAAGGATATTTTTGATGGCTTAGCGACGAAAGCTAACGAAAAGCAGCTCAATTATATCTTCATGCCAGACATAATTGATGAGGGCAAGGAGAAGTCATTGCAACCGATTTTTTATGCCAATATTGACCCTGACCATTTTCGGGAAGTCGTCAGTAATTTAATTGAGAACGCCATCAAGTACACGCCGTCGGGCGAAGTTGTCGTCAATGTTACCGGCGACGATAAGCAGATTTCTGTAAGCGTGAAAGATAGCGGCATTGGCATTCCAGCCGAAGATATTCCGCATTTATTCCAGAAATTTTATCGAGTGGACAATTCCGACACGCGAGAAATTGGCGGAACCGGTTTGGGGCTATATTTGAGTCGTCGCTTAGCCGAGGCGATGTCTGGAAATTTGCGAGTTGAGAGTAAATATAAAGAGGGAAGTACTTTCTATTTGGAAATTCCTCGTATGAGCAGTTCGGACGCAAAACAACACCTAGAGTCTACGAAGATTGAAAAGGCTGAAGATCTAGCGCCAGACTCTCTAACTTCAGAAAAAACCGAAATTGCTACAGAAGAAAAGACGGAAGATGTCGCAATTGAAAATAATAGCGAAATTGTCGATTCAAATCCAGCTGCAATCGCAACTCCAGAAAATCCAGCTCCAATCACACCCACAGTCCCGACGACCCAGTTAGAAATTCCACAACCAGCTAGAAATTCTTCCGAGCCGACGCTGGCTGAAATTGAAGAAGAATTGCGCAGAAAGCGTCAGCAATTGTCTATACCTGGACGCGAATAA
- a CDS encoding response regulator transcription factor codes for MIKTILCVEDDRFIGEMYVRSLQKAGYDVTWVVDGNDGLVAARNQNFDLIILDLMLPEQRGDQILDALRNNNVDLVPNSKILIMTNFEQDEASRRSVMSRVDGYLIKADITPRNLIDVVKQMSSDD; via the coding sequence ATGATAAAGACAATTTTATGCGTGGAAGATGACCGATTTATTGGCGAAATGTACGTCAGAAGCTTGCAAAAAGCGGGATATGACGTGACATGGGTAGTTGATGGAAATGACGGGCTAGTGGCGGCGCGCAACCAGAACTTTGACTTGATAATCTTAGATTTGATGCTACCAGAACAACGCGGCGACCAGATTTTAGACGCACTGAGAAATAACAATGTCGATTTGGTTCCGAATAGTAAGATTTTGATTATGACCAATTTTGAGCAGGACGAAGCTTCGCGTAGGTCTGTCATGAGTCGTGTTGACGGATATCTAATTAAGGCTGACATTACACCGCGGAATTTGATAGATGTCGTCAAGCAAATGAGTAGTGACGACTAA
- a CDS encoding sensor histidine kinase, whose amino-acid sequence MAIDPKSKTLREYKQYYYQKVILILLSANACVLLGLGVTLHFTAISMSQMNFWIIILVTIVLQIIFSISIVKIITAPLNKILAALSHKIGELTTDTPPNPNDKRYEKTGFKTALQAIYGDYQPEQKPTSDNDKPKIPLTQALNQASTGVVILNSNQKIIFANSAAPISRNAKGEDFLALDFLNEPSISDWLHEIANEKIKAERRWQRISTNPDIIQKTRIFDIVASFEKGAAAETVIFLIDKSKVYLPEEEDLNFISFAAHELRGPITVIRGYLDIINEEFAGRLQGDERQLLDRLVVSSNRLSSYIDNILNVARYDRHHLKVYLLEDTVANIYASIADDMQLRASTQHRMLNVNIPDDLPTVAADHGSIGEVIGNLIDNAIKYSFEGGSVTVSAEQKGDFVEVSVADNGIGMPANVVDNLFHKFYRSHRSREAVAGTGIGLYICKAFVESHGGSIIARSRENEGSIFSFTLPIYATVKDKLLEDGQLNNQLIRKGGGWIKNHAMYKG is encoded by the coding sequence ATGGCAATAGATCCAAAATCTAAAACTCTAAGAGAATACAAGCAGTATTATTATCAAAAAGTCATATTAATATTATTATCGGCAAACGCCTGCGTTTTATTAGGTCTAGGGGTCACTCTTCATTTCACAGCCATTTCCATGTCTCAGATGAACTTCTGGATTATTATTTTAGTTACGATAGTTTTGCAAATTATATTTTCAATTTCTATCGTTAAAATTATCACCGCTCCGCTTAATAAAATTCTGGCGGCACTGTCTCATAAAATCGGCGAACTAACCACCGACACTCCGCCAAATCCTAACGATAAACGCTACGAAAAAACTGGATTTAAGACGGCGCTTCAGGCAATTTATGGCGATTATCAGCCAGAGCAAAAACCAACTAGTGACAACGACAAGCCAAAAATCCCGCTCACTCAAGCTCTGAATCAAGCCAGCACTGGCGTCGTGATTCTTAATTCCAATCAGAAGATTATCTTCGCCAATTCTGCCGCCCCGATTTCCAGGAACGCGAAAGGCGAGGATTTTCTGGCGCTTGATTTTCTAAACGAACCGAGTATTTCCGATTGGCTTCACGAAATCGCCAATGAGAAAATTAAAGCCGAGCGCCGTTGGCAACGCATTAGCACCAACCCCGACATCATCCAAAAAACGCGAATATTCGACATTGTGGCTTCATTCGAAAAAGGCGCCGCCGCCGAAACCGTCATTTTTCTCATCGACAAGTCTAAAGTATATTTGCCAGAAGAAGAGGACCTCAATTTTATCTCATTTGCCGCTCACGAACTTCGCGGGCCGATTACAGTTATTCGTGGATATCTGGACATTATCAACGAAGAGTTTGCTGGACGCTTGCAGGGCGATGAAAGGCAACTTCTTGATAGGTTGGTCGTTTCGTCCAATCGCCTGTCCAGCTACATTGATAATATTCTTAACGTTGCCAGATATGATAGACACCACTTGAAGGTCTATTTGCTGGAAGACACTGTTGCTAATATTTACGCCTCGATTGCTGATGACATGCAGCTTCGCGCCTCAACTCAACACAGAATGCTTAATGTTAATATTCCAGATGACCTCCCAACGGTAGCCGCCGATCACGGAAGTATCGGGGAAGTGATTGGCAATCTAATTGACAATGCCATTAAGTACAGTTTTGAGGGTGGGTCCGTAACCGTTTCCGCAGAGCAAAAAGGCGACTTCGTGGAAGTGTCTGTCGCCGATAATGGAATTGGAATGCCGGCGAATGTCGTGGACAATTTGTTCCACAAGTTCTATCGATCGCACAGATCACGCGAGGCTGTAGCCGGGACGGGAATTGGGCTTTACATCTGCAAAGCTTTTGTCGAATCTCACGGCGGCTCGATAATCGCTCGATCCCGCGAAAACGAAGGCTCGATCTTCTCGTTCACTTTGCCAATTTATGCTACAGTTAAAGACAAATTGCTAGAAGACGGGCAGCTGAATAATCAATTGATACGAAAGGGTGGCGGCTGGATAAAAAATCACGCCATGTATAAGGGCTAG